A single region of the Marinobacter salinisoli genome encodes:
- a CDS encoding long-chain-acyl-CoA synthetase produces MSSNHVSALDIARSLPAVLRRIPSIARGYYYYAVKNEKKELTLGTLIERNAERYGDRQAILFDETIITWREFDHWANRIAQYFMHQGLTKGDAIAVFLENRPELLAVVAGAAKLGIACAMLNTSQRGKVLEHSINLINPQMVVVGEELVDAFEGVKSTVQTRHSHPFLFVADANTLNSFGAAPEGYTNLAEAVSRFNNKRPELSDPPKMGDTAIYLFTSGTTGLPKAAPGSHRKFIKAYGGFGHMSLAMKPEDVLYCTLPLYHGTALLVCWGSVLAGGSAIAIRRKFSASAFWDDVRRYHATTFGYVGELCRYLLNQPASKQDQNHRLRKMVGNGLRPSIWREFKDRFGIETVSELYASSEGNIGFSNFLNLDNTVGFSTAPYKLVKFHDGTRDPVRNNKGHMEEVAKGEPGLLIGEITKKWSFEGYTQKDATEKSILRSAFKEGDAWFNTGDVLREIGCGHLQFVDRMGDTYRWKGENVSTNEVENIIDGSGMVAEAIVYGVEIPATNGKAGMVTLVPRSNGHPFDINKLLGYLQANLPPYAIPVFVRVTTAIEKTGTFKYRKVEIQKLAYSTEQPADSVYVWLPRSSEYTLLTPELEAQINAGEVRF; encoded by the coding sequence ATGAGTAGCAACCACGTATCCGCCCTGGACATCGCCCGAAGCCTTCCGGCCGTTCTGCGTCGCATCCCCTCAATTGCCCGGGGTTATTACTACTACGCCGTCAAAAACGAAAAGAAAGAACTCACCCTCGGCACCCTGATCGAGCGCAACGCCGAACGTTATGGCGATCGTCAGGCCATTCTCTTCGACGAGACCATCATCACCTGGCGCGAATTCGACCACTGGGCCAATCGGATTGCGCAATACTTCATGCACCAGGGTCTGACCAAGGGCGACGCCATTGCCGTATTCCTGGAAAACCGTCCGGAATTGCTGGCCGTGGTTGCCGGTGCGGCAAAGCTCGGCATTGCCTGCGCCATGCTCAACACCTCACAACGGGGCAAAGTGCTCGAACACAGCATCAATTTGATCAACCCGCAGATGGTGGTCGTTGGTGAAGAACTGGTCGACGCGTTTGAGGGCGTTAAGAGCACGGTCCAGACCCGGCATTCGCACCCGTTCCTGTTCGTGGCGGACGCCAACACCCTGAACAGCTTCGGTGCAGCGCCCGAGGGCTACACCAACCTGGCCGAAGCCGTGAGCCGTTTCAACAACAAACGCCCCGAACTCAGCGACCCACCGAAGATGGGCGACACCGCCATTTACCTGTTCACCTCCGGCACCACCGGCCTGCCCAAGGCCGCACCCGGTTCGCACCGGAAATTCATCAAGGCCTACGGCGGCTTCGGCCATATGTCGCTGGCCATGAAACCCGAGGATGTTCTGTACTGCACCCTGCCCCTGTATCACGGAACGGCCTTGCTGGTGTGCTGGGGGTCGGTACTGGCAGGTGGCTCCGCCATCGCCATACGCCGGAAGTTTTCGGCCAGTGCGTTCTGGGATGACGTCCGGCGTTATCACGCCACCACCTTTGGTTACGTGGGCGAACTCTGCCGCTATCTGCTGAACCAGCCCGCCAGCAAGCAGGACCAGAACCACCGTCTGAGAAAGATGGTCGGCAACGGTTTACGCCCTTCCATCTGGCGGGAATTCAAAGACCGGTTCGGTATCGAAACGGTGTCTGAACTCTATGCCTCCAGCGAAGGCAACATCGGCTTCAGCAATTTCCTCAACCTGGACAACACGGTCGGCTTCTCCACCGCGCCCTACAAACTGGTCAAGTTCCACGATGGCACCCGCGATCCGGTTCGCAACAACAAGGGACACATGGAAGAAGTCGCCAAGGGCGAGCCCGGCCTGCTGATCGGCGAAATCACCAAGAAATGGTCGTTTGAGGGTTACACTCAAAAGGACGCCACCGAAAAATCGATTCTTCGCAGTGCCTTCAAGGAAGGCGATGCCTGGTTCAACACCGGCGATGTCCTGCGGGAGATCGGCTGCGGCCACCTGCAGTTCGTCGATCGAATGGGCGACACCTACCGCTGGAAAGGGGAAAACGTTTCCACCAACGAGGTGGAAAACATCATCGACGGTTCCGGCATGGTGGCAGAGGCCATTGTCTACGGCGTGGAAATACCGGCCACCAACGGCAAGGCCGGCATGGTGACGCTGGTGCCCCGCAGCAACGGCCACCCGTTCGATATCAACAAGCTGCTGGGCTATCTGCAGGCCAACCTGCCGCCCTATGCCATTCCGGTCTTCGTGAGAGTTACAACGGCCATCGAAAAAACCGGCACCTTCAAATACCGCAAGGTGGAGATACAGAAGCTGGCGTACTCCACTGAACAGCCGGCAGACTCCGTGTATGTCTGGCTGCCAAGAAGCAGTGAGTACACCTTACTGACCCCGGAACTGGAAGCGCAGATCAACGCCGGCGAGGTGCGTTTCTGA
- a CDS encoding NADPH:quinone oxidoreductase family protein yields MKAILCKEHGPAEQLVIEDIPSPEVKGRGVKVRVKAAGLNFPDTLIIEDRYQLKPSLPFSPGGELAGEVIEVGEKVTRFKPGDRVAGLTGYGAFAEEVVVPEQNLLPVPDSMSDEKAAAFMMVYGTSYYALKQRANIQPGESLLVLGASGGVGLAAVEIGKAMGAKVIAAASTDAKLAVAKEAGADELINYTEEPLKDAVKKLTRSKGVDVVYDPVGGDFTEQALRAMGWNGRHLVVGFAAGDIPKVPANLTLLKGCSLVGVFWGSFTQREPEASARNMMDLMQLFAEGKIDPKISEVFEFEDYARALNTLTERRATGKIVLRVAKD; encoded by the coding sequence ATGAAAGCCATACTCTGCAAGGAACACGGTCCCGCGGAACAGTTGGTCATTGAGGACATCCCCAGCCCGGAGGTGAAAGGGCGCGGCGTTAAAGTGCGGGTAAAGGCCGCCGGACTGAATTTCCCGGACACCCTGATTATCGAGGACAGGTACCAGTTAAAGCCTTCGCTGCCGTTCTCCCCGGGCGGGGAATTGGCAGGTGAAGTGATCGAAGTCGGCGAAAAAGTCACCCGCTTCAAGCCGGGTGACCGTGTGGCAGGCCTGACCGGATACGGCGCCTTTGCCGAGGAAGTGGTAGTGCCCGAGCAGAACCTGCTGCCGGTGCCCGACAGCATGTCTGATGAAAAGGCCGCCGCCTTCATGATGGTGTACGGCACCTCCTACTACGCCCTGAAACAGCGCGCCAATATCCAGCCGGGTGAATCCCTGCTGGTGCTTGGGGCCAGCGGGGGCGTGGGGCTGGCCGCCGTGGAAATTGGCAAGGCCATGGGCGCCAAAGTAATTGCGGCGGCCAGCACCGATGCAAAACTCGCAGTGGCCAAAGAAGCCGGTGCTGATGAGCTGATCAACTACACCGAAGAGCCTCTGAAGGATGCGGTCAAAAAACTGACCCGCAGCAAAGGCGTGGATGTGGTCTACGACCCGGTGGGGGGAGATTTCACCGAACAGGCGTTGCGGGCCATGGGCTGGAACGGTCGCCACCTGGTGGTTGGTTTTGCCGCCGGCGACATTCCCAAGGTGCCCGCCAACCTGACCCTGCTGAAAGGCTGCTCACTGGTGGGCGTATTCTGGGGCAGCTTCACCCAACGCGAGCCGGAAGCCAGTGCCCGCAACATGATGGACCTGATGCAGCTGTTTGCAGAAGGAAAAATCGACCCGAAAATCAGTGAAGTGTTCGAGTTTGAAGACTACGCCCGGGCGCTGAACACATTGACCGAGCGCCGCGCCACCGGAAAAATCGTTTTGCGGGTGGCAAAAGACTGA